In the genome of Thalassophryne amazonica chromosome 6, fThaAma1.1, whole genome shotgun sequence, the window tatatgttttgcagcagtcaggaagctgtgaggagctgagctcaacccgaGCCCTGCAGAAGGGACCTGGCTCctacaaaggggaaaaaaaaatgtaatttacattcacagcatagtCTCCCTGACGTGGGcaaaaaacataaacagaaaagcaggtttgacttatggtttgatttaaaaaccaagcTAATTCCTGCCGGTTTTTTTTAACAtcgactctgtcatttttacaaattgaaaatatcacagttatcttttagttttaagttaatgcactaattctgaaggtttgagcattaaaactcacagatgccaaaaggcattatggggaaaatgagcctcctcatcactggttggttgatttatttatattaaaaaaacaaacaaacaaaaaaaaaacaagttactGTACAGTGTGTATTGTTTTTTACCAATAAATGTGTATTAGTATatgtcatttgtttttcatttgtaaaaaaaaaaaagaaaaaaataggcatttgcaaaactgaaaattctgtgtgATTCAGCGCACCGAATGCAGACCAtatgacagttggatgctattttggattttgacccaaaatgtaTGGAATACTGCCatgtactggatgggagtgtaaatagcatccaactgtcacaTGGTTGCCATTCGGtgcactgaatcacacttaaacagaatttttcagaacttttcagttagcggattagcggttatcgaagctaagtttttggttagctgtgtccaccatcgCATCTAAGTTTCCTTAAGGTACGACTCATTAGACCCAAAATCATTCCAACGGTACATAAAGAtcgtctgaagagacctagtaccaaagacatcaaagTTGTCACCTTGGGACACTGGCTAGTGTCCAAGACTCACAACTGCACAGTATGATATGCATTTTGATACTGAATTATGGCTTCTGAAAAATATTTTAGGTCTGAATTAAAGAGACTAAAGATGTGGTCATGCTGTGTAGAAGATTTTTGAGAATGGGAACAtacgtggattttttttttttcttccccctcaGTGCACATAAACTGCATTTTCTTGTGTGTTCCTCCCTCGTGTTTCTTACAGGTGGTGGTGGCAACGAATATTGCTGAGACTTCTATCACTATAAATGGAATTGTGTTTGTCATTGACTGCGCCTTCGTGAAGTTGCGAGCATATAATCCTCACACTGCCATTGAATCACTGGTGGTGACGCCCATCTCCAAGGATTCAGCCAGCCAGAGGGCAGGAAGAGCCGGGCGAAACCGACCTGGGAAGTGCTTCCGACTGTACACAGGTGTGTAGAAGTGTATCTGTGCGGAATGACATGTTTGAGTGTTGgaatatgttttttcttttttaaagtggTCTTCATACTGTTAATATTGctttgtttttgctcttcgcttttttcttttttgcttcttcTGTCTCATCAGAGGAGGACTTTGAGAAGctgcctgcctccactgtgccagAGATGCAGCGCACCAATTTGGCTCCTGTCATCTTGCAGCTCAAAGCGTTAGGCATCGACAACGTGCTGCGGTTCAGCTTTCTGTCTGTGAGCAGCTTGCTTTGCATCCATAGTGTGACTTTGATGTTGTCACCCACTGGGAAAGGAATTGTACTTTACATTTTAATTAGCAAGAACAGCATCTCGCCTCAGGACAAACTGCATGGAAAACCATAAAATTAATGCAGTcaatgtctgtctgtgctcttcAAGAAGTAACAAAGATATACCCAGATTCTCAGTTTTTAGAGGAAATaatttgtgttggactttatGTATTTTTCTTTATTCAAATGTTCCAGCCGCCTCCAGCTCAGACCATGGTTCAGGCTTTGGAGCTGCTTTATGCTCTAGGAGGTAAAACAGAAGCTGGGAGAGTAAACAGGGAAACTGTCCTTCAGCACTTTGCACTTATACTCCATTTAAAGTGTCCTTGCAAAAGACAGAATTGATATCAGCTTTGCTGGCAGGTTTGGACCATTACGGCCGGTTGACTGATCCCATGGGTGTGCGGATGGCAGAGTTTCCTCTCAGCCCAATGTTTGCCAAGATGCTGTTGGAGTCAGGAAACTTTGGCTGCTCCAAAGAGATCGTTACCATAGCAGCTATGATGCAGATTCAGAATATCTTTGTTGCACCACCCAATCAGAAGAAAGCTGCTGTAAGTGAAAAAGAGTCATCATGTGTCCTTAATTTGTCATAATTACAGTTATCAAAGTTCTGCTGTCATTTCCTGACAGGCCCGTGAGCACAGGAAATTTGCAGTTGCCGAGGGCGACCATCTCACCATGCTGAATGTATATGAAGCATTTATCAAGGTATAATGTGCATGTTGTAACTCCGTCACTGAACACATCAGAGCAAAAGCTGAGGGTAACATCTTCCTTTGTCCTGCAGCATCAGAAGAGCTCCCAGTGGTGTCAGGAACATTTCCTCAATTACAAAGGTCTGTTGCGTGCTGTGACTGTACGAGAGCAACTTCGGCGTCTCATGACCAAGTTTAAGGTGCCGCGCACGTCCAGTGAAGGTACGTTGTGTGGGGTTGTATCAGCTGAGCATTCTGATGACATGTTTCTGCAGTGTACACCTGACTGCACTCAGAGACTTTTGTTttcatcttcttttaaaaacaacAGGAATAATTAAACCttgatttacttatttttttctttgctggggtaaaaacaaaacagcaacaaaaaaaaaaactcagttgcCTTTCACACCTTCTGCCCCACTGTCCTAAACATTACTTAGAGCCCCTTCGCacatagtacaaatcagggcgaatcacggcagaacagctcatatgactgaaccacgaaaacatcgagccgacggtcAGGCGCAAACGATGCTGCTGAGATGGTgttgtgcacgcgggaacacagtgtgagcagctgcatcatgtgtaaccacatcacacagctgctatgaaaaaaaatacatgccaaccacgggattcgaacctgcaatttccaaaagctctggttgccagccAGAAAAGTTACCTCTGAGCTGCCATCGCTGTCCttgaaaggtgcgggaaaatgcctgatatgcctggattttattgaatccctcttatcaagtgggcaatacaaatatgatccgtctgttcctctgtagatgacccatggtcacagacgtacagtcatgaaatgacatgaagaagaagaagagcggtcttatcatgtccacatctgctggcgacgTGTCCAGACAGCCCCATggatgtcttgtggatggcactgtgtacgaggcattgaaggcagctatgattttacatgtattgcatacgattcctgcttcatgcacagttcgaccacatttgtattatgtgtgaaggggcccttactaatTTTTGATAATGTGACATTCTCATTGCTGAGTTTCTTTCTACAGGTGACCCCGATGTGATCTTGAAGTGCATTGTTTCTGGGTTTTTTGCTAATGCAGCCCGAATTCATCATTCTGGCTCCTACAGGTAATGTGTTAGCCACCTCTCCTCAATTAAGGAAAATTTTGCTTGTATGGCCTGTGGTCCATATAGCATTAACCCCTCCCCGCAGAAAAGTACTGAATGGTTGCAGAGAGTGCTTCTTTCCAGCGTttcctatattaaaaaaaaaacacgccatGCTTGTGGGATGCCTTTCTATGATGCCAAACAACAGCTAATGAAGAACTTATAATGGATAAGGTCATAAAAGCACTCACTCTCAGCAGCAACATAATCTGTCCagtcttttctattttttttttttgcggggggggggggggggggggtggagcatAAATTTTGTGTGAGTATCCACCAACTGTTGACAAGCAGCAAGACCAAGCTGCTTTTTCCATGTTCTCGCTTGTTAGGCTGACAGGTTTTACCTGATCTGATTTGTTGCCTGAAAAGGCGCTGCATTGATGACTCAAAACTACAGAGATTTTCAACTTAACATGGTCAGGATGCCTGCAAAAAAAAGGCTGAACGCTCTGATAAAAGGTGCTGGATGTGACATGTTTTCCTATAGGTGTTGTAAGAGTTTGGTGGAGGAAAGATGCAGTATGGACATGGGCCCTTATTCTCCTTTcaaatctttatatatatatatatatatatatatatatatatatatatatatatatatatatatttattttttggtccTACTAGGACTTTAAGAGATGATCGGGAACTTCACATCCACCCCAACTCTGTGCTGTATGGGGAAAAACCTCCAAAATGGtcagtattttgtttttgtacatATTATGTTGCAGCCACTGTACATTGCTTCAGTagtacatatgacaataacaatGTATTTCCTttggcacaatcatacagtatACCTTTTCACATTGTGTAACATTTACTTTctgatttgaaaatgtttccaGGAACTATACCTGATGTGTCTGTCTTTCTTTATCACCTCTCAAGGGTCGTCTTCAATGAAGTTGTGCAGACGACAAAGTACTACATGCGTGACGTGACTGCGGTGGAGTCGTCGTGGTTGGTCGAGTTGGCGCCTCACTTTTACAAACAGGTGAAGGTAAAACAAAGAAACGCTTTAATCACTAAGCTTGAACTCGGGCTTCAAGTCACTGTGGCAGAAGTTATGATCTTAAGTTTAGTTAAGTTCTCTATGGGCTTTTACTTATGATGCTCTTAGAGTTTCTGTCAACACTTGTCATTTGTTAGTTTAAACAGATTATTTTTAATTCAGCTGTTTTATGGCTCTTTTCCAGCATGGCTCACTTGCCAGCAAGAGATCACGAGTGCTGTAAATCCTGCCAGCTTTCACAGCGATGACACTCATTAAACAAAAAGCAGACAACCCTTCTCACATCGCCATTCTCTCCCTTTGCATTTTACTGTAAATAATGCTGTAATATATATTTATCACCTAGTCGCTATGTTGCCATGCCAGAATGTGATTTACAGGAGTGTGGCATTTTTACTGGTAATATTAATGTCATTCACTTCATTTGAAAGTGTCTGTCATGCTTTTTGGCTGTAATGTAATATAAATGCTCAGTGTTTAATCCAAGACCTTATGTGTTTAGAGGTTATGTGGGAGTAAAAAGTGATGGATGTGAGCGGATAAGCTGACCTGCGTCCATTCGAGCATGGTCACAAAGTGGCCTTTTATAAACTGTACATAGAGCAGGCTCAGATCAGGGAACAGCTTTTGTGCTACAGGCCCGTCCATACCTGCCTCTTAAaatttatatgtatgtattattttcTTCTTTTAGAAGAGAAGTAATTGAAGATAGTGAAATGTGAGGATGTTTCACTTTGAGATATGCTCTTCCCATTACCTCGTGTCTTTATTGTGAACTTTAGTTGACCtacattttttcatttatataaaatTTTTATATATGTTCAATGCAGATCTATCATTTAATATGATACTGTGAAAATCCCGctttgtgttatttatttatgtttactcTGTTCCTATTTAATTGCAGTCTAGCTGAGTTATTAGTGGCCTTTTCACCACTCTGTGCCAGATTCTATTTTATCAGCCTATTTCACATTTCATTTTCAGATGGAATGTGCAAATACACCGAGCGTTGTAAACACAAAGCTGTGAAATCCAAACTAAAAGTGCCGTTTGTTCCTGTAAAGACAAAGTGCATTCAAGTACGGACCCACAAAGCCTCAAagaaacagtggaatatctgtttCAGCCATGTGTTTTGAATTAGGCCTTTTGCACATCACGTTTGCTGCTGCTGTGGTCATCTACCAGGTGATCAGTAAAATGGTCAGATTTGTGTTTTCTATTACATAATGTTTGAATATTATACTACCCCTCCGTCTGTATTGTACATCATTTTGTTATTATTTGACAGTTTTTGGTTTTCTTCAGCGGTGGTTGTCCCTGAAAGCGTCGGTGAGTGATGCATTAAAGTGTTGTCATTTTTCTCCGGTGAGACAAATTTGATTCAGCAAGCATGTGTTTGTAGAAATTAATGTAGAATTCATGGAAACTCTTAGCTACAGAGCAGTACAGTGGGTTGGTAAACTGACACAAACTAGTATAAAAATGTATTACTCTTGCATGTTAAATGCTACTCTGATATAGACGTCTACTCTGAAGAGCGTTGAGTACTACAAAAAGTTAATTCTCGTTTGTGTTGCTACTCTGAATATGTATGTAGCCACAGCAGTGATTTATTAACCTCTATAATTGGTCATCTCAAAGAGAAACCATTACCATTTGCCATTTGTTCATCATGTCCTTAAATAAAGCCTTATCCTCGAGCTTTTGAGTGGCTTCGTGCTTTGTTCCTGCAGTGCTTGTCATGGCCAATGTGTGTCAGTGTTGTACCACAAATCAACCATAACCCCAGACATTCAAAAAGACATTTTAGTGTTCAACCGCTTTGAAACGGTTGTTTTTCTTGATCATATATTAGTGCAAAAAGGGCTTGGAAATTTGTAAAATTACAATGTAATCCATTTAGACTTGATGGTAAAACTGGCAACATCATATTTTGTAAACAGCACATTagtacaacaataaaaaaaaaaaaatttgtccaGTGAATGTTAGTGGCACTTTTACTGAGACATTTATTTAGTGCCGGGACTGGTAAAGGACTGTTGCATTATAGGCGCCCTCACATCTTTGGGCTTTGTGGTTTAATTAAATTTCAAATTTAGGTAAAATTAAATGTTTAGTGTATTGTGTATTCTTGGATCTTTTTAGTGACAGTATTTTCTATTATTTCATAGTTAGTTGATGTAATTCATTAGGGTTAGCAACAATTACAGTGACAAAGTGACATAGAAGAGCTTAACTTTGCATTAGACATTTTTGTTCTGCGTGACTGCAAGATAAATGAGTGAATTCAGCCATCTTCATCTGGTTGTCCTACATGTGCACACAGTCGTTGCTCAGAGTACTCGATGTCTCCAAACAGTACAATGGCTGACCATGTTTAATTCTTCTTGATAGGCAGAAAAAATTCACTAACCTGAGGACAACTGGCACGATCCACTCCATTAATATCGGGTACAAATATGGAGACCACATTGCTGTGCATAGTCACATGACTGTGACCTGGATGTCTGGCTCGGTTTGTGCCGCTGATCATGATACACAATGTGGCAGACAGTGAGTTCAGTATTATAGCACCACTCAAACCAGTGATTGCAGATCAGAGTAATATTGACAGGATGCTTCAGGGTGGGGCTGTTTAGGGTAATCgtgtataaatataaaaatatagatccatcattatatatatataatatatataatatttattttAAGTAACTAAATATAAACAACCACCAACCAATGTACTTCATGCTGCATCACTGCCTTCATTCAGATTGGCAGTCATGTATcattcagcatttgcataaaatagatttattgtttgtttatggCCCCACTGAGCTAGCAACACATCAACCACTTGTCTGTTGTCGCTGTAAAACATCCACTCTGATggatgtaagttggagaggaaatggcgtctcactaatttagaagatcttcacttagcctggaaaaagagtctgttgctctataaaaaagccctccgtaaagctaggacatctttctactcatcactaattgaagaaaataagaacaaccccaggtttcttttcagcactgtagccaggctgacaaagagtcagagctctattgagctgagtattccattaactttaactagtaatgacttcatgactttctttgctaacaaaattttaactattagagaaaaaattactcataaccatcccaaagacgtattgttatctttggctgctttcaatgatgccggtatttggttagactctttctctccgattgttctgagttattttcattagttacttcatccaaaccatcaacatgtttattagaccgcattcctaccaggctgctcaaggaagctctaccattaattaatgcttcgatcttaaatatgatcaatctatctttgttagttggctatgtaccacaggcttttaaggtggcagtaattaaaccattacttaaaaagccatcacttgacccagctatcttagctaattataggccaatctctgccaatgggaggcagagccttcagctttcaggctcctctcctgtggaaccagctcccaattcagatcagggagacagacaccctctctacttttaagattaggcttaaaactttcctttttgctaaagcttatagttatggctggatcaggtgaccctgaaccatcccttagttatgctgctatagacgtagactgctggggggttcccacgatgcgctgtttctttctctttttgctctgtatgcaccactctgcatttaatcattagtgatcgatctctgctcccctccacagcatgtctttttcctggttctctccctcagccccaaccagtcccagcagaagactgcccctccctgagcctggttctgctggaggtttcttcctgttaaaagggagtttttccttcccactgtagccaagtgcttgctcacagggggtcgttttgaccgttggggttttacataattattgtatggccttgccttacaatataaagcgccttggggcaactgtttgttgtgatttggccctatataaaaaaattgattgattgactctgattgaaaatgaatgacagttGGTCGCTTTGActctgtagctaatgtgaccaaggggtgaaggGGGTCCCAAAAACAGACTTCCAGTTTTTCAAggtatttcttaatttttttggttccttttgGGGTAAAAATAtattgggtgaaatttcatgagatttgaaaaatattaaccaaTAACCACTGCCACCTGGCCCCTGTTTTTTGTGACGtgcgagtgacattttgagttagGGACTGGATACATTCGTTCTTTAGGGGcacattttgttacatctgcctcaggttgcatttttgaggcattcaacatcaacatggacttcctcattAAGGGCCCCTCAGagtgttatccaggacctgctgtgacccatcattccagtcgtcacagcaggtcctggataacatcgctgctgtcaatgattttgctgagcaaggagttgcacttatccaggtcctaatgaaggatgaacagcatgccaatacctgctgcaagttgttgagtggcatcGACATCAGTTCCCGGAGGCAAAGAAAATTGGAACCAAACACCGCTCCCCATGACTGTTTTCACCAAACAGGTAGACAGTGACatgtaacactttttttaaaatctctcctgtatggtcaattaaaggaaaagatttttgtttcaatttgtattttatttgtaaacagGTACATCACGATTGCTGGTTTGCCCTCATATGCTCAACTATTGCAATTTCCACCTGTCGTGCGGCAGTGGTTAGAATAGTGGTATCGAAATAACATTTTGCACAAAACCTTTTCTtatcaagatgaacaattttgtcaaGAAGCACCTtgagaaagtcacatttttatttttggcatactgCAGAGGACCACCctagggtcccagccatgcttgacagcactgAAACTATGCAGTTGGAACGCCCTCTCCTGGTCAAAGTTTGTaataacaccatttccaacatCCAAAgcctttttctgcattgttttctCCGTAAAACAAAAGTTGTCATGTCAGCAAAAATAACACACCAAAttatttgtgaaaggctcatattagCAGATGTATTGGTCAgccgatatacagtagtgttcagaataatagtagtgctatgtgactaaaaagattaatccaggttttgagtatatttcttaatgttacatgggaaacaaggtaccagtagattctcataaatccaacaagaccaagcattcatgatatgcacactcttaaggctatgaaattgggctattagtaaaaaaaaaaaagtagaaaagggggtgttcacaataatagtactgtggcattcattcagtgagtttgtcaattttgtggaacaaacaggtgtgaatcaggtgtcccctatgtaaggatgaagccagcacctgttgaacatgcttttctctttgaaagcctgaggaaaatgggacattcaagacattgttcagaagaacagcgtagtttgattaaaaagttgattggagaggggaaaacttatacgcaggtgcaaaagttataggctgttcatctacaatgatctccaatgctttaaaatggacaaaaaaaaaacagacgcgtgcaagaaaacggaaaacaaccatcaaaatggatagaagaataaccagaatggcaaaggttcacccattgatcagttcaggcctggcaccagaaaaaaaatattaagggggcgatgagtttatcacagggggcggggtcgctccccccccaaaaaaagtgcgcaccggagggttcCTGCCACTGAGTGTGCATAattaattgggtgcgctcctagaaagctcgtgtatttaggcctacaccgttgtaagagactgactaagagtaaagagtgatgacagtatttttgtagttattatttgaacatatagaccctcggtcaagtgatctcctgcataccacaaaaccaaaccaacaattgatctgagaaatgacacgacagtagattaaccccacatacagccctccatcacaagcgcaaacactgcgtaattgggcatgacagtcacacaatgggtcaaagataaacctttcatgtagatatacagtggtccctcgtttatcgcgggagttatgttctaaaaaatagcccgcaataggcgaaatccgcgaagtagacagcgttattttttacaattattatagacattttaaggctgtaaaacccctcactacacactttatacacttttctcaaacaggcattaacattttctcacttttctctcgtgtgtaaacactctcaaagttcaaaccttagtagaaaaataagaccaacctgttttcaggcccaaacatttgtttgagaaataaaaatagaacgttttcctataaataattatgatgacttttagaactaatgaatttaattttaacgatcaacctacgaggttggacacataagaaataattaatagtgactgaccagtatttcacagttcctctgatcgcgcctctttgtcctggcgccgcgcctttttccactcacacctcgctgcaggtgtctttttctgagtgaagaacacagttatgggtagttgttggcgctcttttttcttctgggtgagaagattcttataaacagacacgcagaacacaatgcgcatactctcccttcgcggtgccgcaagaggtgtcccgtcatctcgacagaacaccggcctgcttgatgaggacacagagcacaatgaatattttgtggactgatgagagtaaaattgttctttttgggtccaagggccgcagacagtttgtgagatgacccccaaactctgaattcaagccacagttcacagtgaagacagtgaagcatggtggtgcaagcatcatgatatgggcatgtttctcctactatggtgttgggcctatataatcgcataccaggtatcatggatcagtttggatatgtcaaaatacttgaagaggtcatgttgccttatgctgaagaggacatgctcttgaaatgggcatttcaacaagacaatgaccccaagcacactagtaaatgagaaaaatcttggttccaaaccaacaaaattaatgcctcgcagatgtaaagaaatcatgaaaaactatggttatacaactacagtaagtactagtttagtgattcacaggattgctaaaaaagcagtttgaacataacagttttgagtttgtagagtcaacagcagatgctactattattgtgagcacccccttgtctactttttttttactaatagcccaatttcatagccttaagagtgtgcatatcatgaatgcttggtcttgttggatttgtgagaatctactgaatctactggtaccttgtttcccatgtaacaataagaaatatactcaaaacctggattaatctttttagtcacatagcactactattattctgaaca includes:
- the zgc:158828 gene encoding probable ATP-dependent RNA helicase DHX35 encodes the protein WNIFSAVSSCPGSEAPGISEERELSTETIGSPVIFNPHTALSIERQRQKLPVFKHRNNILYLVESYQTVIIVGETGCGKTTQIPQYLLEAGWAAEGKVIGITQPRRVAAISVANRVAEERGALVGHEVGYTIRFDDRSDPQATRVKFVTDGMLVREMMADPLLKKYSVLMLDEAHERTLYTDIAIGLLKKIQKKRRDLRLIVASATLDAKKFYEFFNLNESGDPSKDTCGILTVEGRTFPVDIFYTVSPVPDYVKATVETVLKIHETEEDGDVLAFLTGQEEVEKVVSLLQEQARSLSRYGMKKHLRVLPMYSGLPYADQMKVFDRAPSTVRKVVVATNIAETSITINGIVFVIDCAFVKLRAYNPHTAIESLVVTPISKDSASQRAGRAGRNRPGKCFRLYTEEDFEKLPASTVPEMQRTNLAPVILQLKALGIDNVLRFSFLSPPPAQTMVQALELLYALGGLDHYGRLTDPMGVRMAEFPLSPMFAKMLLESGNFGCSKEIVTIAAMMQIQNIFVAPPNQKKAAAREHRKFAVAEGDHLTMLNVYEAFIKHQKSSQWCQEHFLNYKGLLRAVTVREQLRRLMTKFKVPRTSSEGDPDVILKCIVSGFFANAARIHHSGSYRTLRDDRELHIHPNSVLYGEKPPKWVVFNEVVQTTKYYMRDVTAVESSWLVELAPHFYKQVKHGSLASKRSRVL